In Paraglaciecola sp. T6c, the sequence CCTTGTACGTTTGATGTTCTAACGTTGTTCCCTTATCGGGAATGCGGACAGTGCCTGGTGGGTAGTTTGACTGGGGCGGTCTCCTCCCAAAGAGTAACGGAGGAGCACGAAGGTTGGCTAATCCTGGTCGGACATCAGGAGGTTAGTGCAATGGCATAAGCCAGCTTAACTGCGAGACAGACACGTCGAGCAGGTACGAAAGTAGGTCATAGTGATCCGGTGGTTCTGTATGGAAGGGCCATCGCTCAACGGATAAAAGGTACTCCGGGGATAACAGGCTGATACCGCCCAAGAGTTCATATCGACGGCGGTGTTTGGCACCTCGATGTCGGCTCATCACATCCTGGGGCTGAAGTCGGTCCCAAGGGTATGGCTGTTCGCCATTTAAAGTGGTACGCGAGCTGGGTTTAGAACGTCGTGAGACAGTTCGGTCCCTATCTGGTGTGGGCGTTGGATGATTGAGGGGAGCTGCTCCTAGTACGAGAGGACCGGAGTGGACGAACCGCTGGTGTTCGGGTTGTTTTGCCAAAAGCATTGCCCGGTAGCTACGTTCGGAATCGATAACCGCTGAAAGCATCTAAGCGGGAAGCGAGCCCCAAGATGAGTCATCCCTGGCAGTTTAACTGTCCTAAAGGGTTGTTGAAGACTACGACGTTGATAGGCAGGATGTGGAAGCGTTGCAAGGCGTTAAGCTAACCTGTACTAATTGCCCGTGAGGCTTAACCATACAACGCCCAAATGACTTTTTATATCGTTCTAGCGAACGAGTCGTGCTAAATGGCTTAAACGGAAGGAAACCTTCCTGACCATTTACCTACTCGCTAAAGTTAGAGCTAAATAAAATGTTTGAGTATTGCATGTATGACAAGTATTTAATCAAGAGTAAGACTAAAGAGATTTAGCGATGATTACAGCCAGACCTTAATAGGCGCGGCATCAGCTTTTACATATTGATTTATTAAGCTGCGGCTTGATAGATAACAGTTTATGTCTGGCGGCCATAGCGATGCGGCCCCACCTGATCCCATCTCGAACTCAGAAGTGAAACGCATTAGCGGCGATGGTAGTATGGGGTTTCCCCATGCGAGAGTAGCACACTGCCAGACTCCCATTTAGAATGAAGCCACCTATATCGGGTGGCTTTTTTCGTTTCTGCGCTGTAGAAAAATCAACTGTAGTCGAAATCGCATTTTAAAGCTTGTTAACGAACTAGACGCCTAGGTGTCATACTTCCCTGTAGCTCAGCCCAGCCCGACATCCATGTCGGTCGTTCAAACGGCTGGAGCGGTGCTCCAGAGAGCCCCGTTTTCACCCATCAAGGGCATTCGACTCTAGTGCTTTGCATGAAAGCTGATGAACAACCCATCCCTGGTGTTGCGCACCAGCCACGCCATCCATGGCGTGTCGTTCAGTCGGGCAAAGCTGCGCTTCGCAAAAGCCTCCGCCTTCACCCCCATGCGAGAGTAGCACACGGCCAGACTCCCATTTAGAATGAAGCCACCTTAATCGGGTGGCTTTTTTCGTTTCTGCGACACATAAAATACCAAAGGCAACCGAGACTACACCTCTAAGGTGGCTTCATCCTAAGCGCTGTCGCGCAAAGCTACCCACACATGGATAAACTAAATCCCTCGAATGTCATGCGGGGCATCCCATGCAATAGCTGAGAAAATATTAAGCTACTCGTTGCCACCCATCCATGGGGCTACCTCCAGTGCAGCATCCATGCTGCCCGTTCAAGCGGCAGGAACTACGCTCCTAAAAGCCCCGCTTTTACCCCCATGCGCGGCATCCGATGCGACAACCGCGCTGCTCGGCATCTGTTACGACAACCGCGTTGCGAGGTTAGCACAGGGTGCCCCGCACAATGATACTGGTGAAGCCTTAATCAAAAACCGCTGAAAGCATTCTGAGCTGTATTTGCGCTGACTTATTTACAATGAACGATATTACTTGAGATCGCTACCTGAGGTTTCAACCTTTCAGGGTATCTTAAGTGCATACCTATATATAAATTTTCATAACTTTCATCCTAACCGTCTAGGTTAGTCATGGCGGGGACTGTCGTTCAAAACTCAGTTAAGCGCTTGTTTACATAGAGTAACCAGCATTAAAAGGCTTGCAATTCGTATCAAATCCATCTACTACATGGTAACAAATATAAAAGACGATATTAGATGCGTAGAGCAAGCGCTGTCTTGTTGATACAGGAAATACATTATGACCACAAAAACACAAATGGATTTACCGGCAGTTGATGAAACAACCGAGCAGGTTATCGAAAAAAAGTCTGATGCTAAAAAAATAACAAGTGAGTCTGCACCAAGCCCTCCCTCAACGAGTGACACGCTAGTAACTGACCCGTACATGTACTTTACCGAACGGGATCTGGATAAAATTCTGGCGAATATCGATGCCTTGCGTAATAGCGTATTTCCTGTCATTAACCCAGACGCTGATATTGAGTCCCGCAGTCCACAAAACTTCCCCTCTGTGTGTCTTATTGGTTTAGGACGCTGTGGCTCAAATATCGCTCTGGACGTGGCTTCATTGGTGTATAACGCGCGTAATTTCTATTTAAATGAATTTGAAAACGAAGAGCGTGAAACACGTGAGCAAGAATACCGTCCCATGCGCTGGATTAAACGAGGCTTACATTTGTCGAGTGCTCAAGACGTGAAGCCTGTCTTCTTAATCGAGCCATTGGTCATGCTCGGGGATTTAGACAAAGACATTGAAGGTCGGGTACGCTTCTCTAATAAGGGCGAAAAAGCCAGTTTCCTACAAGAATATACCAAGATGAAAATCATGGACTTGTCTGAGGTACACGCTGGCGGGGCGGGTAACGCTCCCATACTTGGTCAGTATTTGGCCAAGATTATTCTTAATAAAGATACTCAACGGTTTGCTAATAAAGATTGGAAATATATCCATTCATACCTGATTGATTCATGTGGTATTAAAGCGAATCAGTCTCGCTTGTATTTTTACATATTTAGCGCCGGTGGCGGCACCGGCTCTGGGATGGCGTCTGAGTTTGGCTTAGCACAGCAATATGCCTACATGAGTAAAACATTTGAGACCAGAGCGGTAAATGAAAGTGAGGATAACCGCGGGCATTCGTTTGTGTTTGAGCCAATCTTTACCAGCGGTATTTGTATCTTACCCAATATCTCTGATCATGGTGTCGAGATGTCTGAGGCGCTGCATATCAATGCTGGTCGCTTACTGTGTAAATATATGGCAGAGGAATGGGACTTCTCGTATAACTTCGACAAAGAAGACAGCAGCGACGCTAGTGCTATGCATCGTATTCGCCCTTGGAATGCCATGATGCTCATTTCAAACGACATCATGCGTTATGCTGAGGAAACAGATGATAGCGGCATTCAATACATAGATGTGAACGCTATGGAAAAGCATGCGAACCAATATATTTCTCAGCAAATATTCAATATTTTAACCGCTCAAGCGGTGACAACAGATTACGACGAAAATTACTTTCGCCGGGCAGGTATCGATATAGGCGAAACCATCCGTTTAGACGCCAATGATCTGTTTATGAGCTTGGCGGGGCCTGTTGCGCTAGCTTACGCTGAATCTGTGGTTCCTGTGGAAAACGTTTCTGCAGTGGATAAAATCAAAATTCTTGATAGAGGCGCGAATGATCTCGACATCGACGATCTGTTCTTTCGCTCTATAGACTTACCGCACTTCAATAAGGTGACCCAAGCGATTGAAGGGATAAGCTTACTGCCTATCGAATCTACGCGCTACCGTGAGCGCTTAAGTGAATATGTTAAAAGCGGCTATGACGCGACGCACCTCAAAGATTTACACTTTTTCAAAAACTGTTCATCAGTGGTTTCGATTATATCTTTGCCTAAAGACTACAAGCTGTCGTATATGGACTTAAACCGTTTGAAGTCCCACCTGAACGCACTGTTTCCTAATACCACATTAAAGCGCTATGCATTGGTTATCGGCGCATCGGCGAATATTTCGCTGACCACGCTGGTAGTAAAAAGCCCGTGCTTGAGTGATGATTTTTTGACCCTTATTGTGGCGTACATTAAGCGCTGTTTTGCCAAAGACAACTATCGTTTCGATGAGCAACTCGATCAGGCCATGCTTGATTTTATCCGTGGCGAAACATTCGATGAAGACGCCTTAGATGCCATGCTTGAAGAGCACGAAAACCCAGCGAAAATTCTTGATACTAACTGGTACGCTATTAAGCCCATGTACGAGAAAAAGTATCGTGAGTTGATCCGCGAAAAAGATAAATTTGTGTCAATAAACGATATTCGCTTAAGCCGTGATAGTGTGAAAAAAGCGATCAAGTATTTACGCGAGATTTATCGTCATAAAATCAGCAAAACCAAAGTGATATCGTTAAACGACGACAGCAGCGGAATGTAGATAACCCCAACAATTTACAGTCTATTGCTATGAATAAAAATGGTCCCAATCTCACCTTGATGCGGGCCATTTTTATTGGGCTGCTATTTCCCACCTAGATAGGTTATGGGTGCCTGCGCTGACACTTGATCATGATGTCTCTTCGCGGGTAACAGTGCGCTGGCTCAAGGGAATAACGAATTACCGATTTTTTATAAAACTACATCTCACCAGTCAGCATAAAGTTTTCCAGTTGTTGGGTATAAGGAGTTAAATCTAATTGCTGCTGCGCTACCCAGTCATCATCGTAATAGCTATTTAGATAGCGTTCGCCAGCGTCACAGATCATGCTCACTACACTACCTTGCTGCTTATTCTCTATCATCTGGGCAATAAGCTTAAGAGCTCCATATACGTTAGTCCCCGTTGAGCCGCCACATTTTCGACCCAGTATGCCTTCAAGCCAGCGAATAGTGGCAATGGATGCGGCATCGGGGACCTGGATCATGTGATCTACCACGTCGGGCAAAAAGGAAGGCTCAACCCTGGGCCTGCCAATGCCCTCAATGCGAGAGCCCTTATTATTGCTGATAGCACTATCACGGTCTCGGTAGTAGTCGTAAAAGACTGAATTATCAGGGTCGACAACCGCTAACTGGGTCTTAAGGTGCAATGCAGGGTTATAGCGTAAATAGCGGCCAATAGTGGCTGAGGTACCACCCGTGCCCGCACTCACTACAATCCAACTGGGGATTTGATGTGTTTCCATGGCCATCTGAGCAAAAATACTTTCGGCAATATTACTGTTGCCTCGCCAATCCGTGGCTCGTTCTGCATAAGTAAATTGGTCCATGTAGTGACCATTTAATTCGTCCGCAAGTTGTTGTGCTTTGGCGTAAAGGTCGCTGGGCTCAACTTTAAAGCACTCGCCGCCGTAAAATTCAATTTGTTTTATCTTCTCACTCGCCGTGCTTTTGGGCACCACGGCAATAAAGCGTAAGCCAAGTAAACGCGCAAAATACGCTTCAGAGATGGCAGTACTGCCAGATGAAGACTCAACAATGGTGGTATTTTGATGGATTAGCCCGTTGCACAAGCCATATAAAAATAGCGAACGCGCCAAGCGATGTTTAAGGCTTCCTGTAGGGTGGGTGGATTCATCCTTGAGGTACAGAGACACGTCAACAAAACAGGGCAAGTCAACTTTGATTAGATGAGTGTCGGATGAGCGATTAAAATCAGCATTAATAATGGTTAATGCCGCGGCTAACCACTTTTTCTTTTCAGTTGGAAGGGTCATGACTGTTTTCTGGCTGTTTCTTTTGCACTACGATATCCCAAAGCCGCTGTGGAGTGAATGCTCGGGCAGAGATAATGTCATGGGTGTGCCCAGATGTTTGGGGAGGACTGACTGAGAGGCAAAGAGTCAAGAACCAAGTGTCAAGATCACAAATACCGTGCTGCTTTTGCCTCAGTTAAGGCAAAAGCGCCGGGTGCTCTTTATGGATTCACTTTATAGAGTCACTTAACGGCTGTTTTTTTGCAGACGTTTTTGTAGACGAACTATGCACATATTTCAAGCACATGGCTCATGCAGTTCATTCGTACAGATCACCCATAAAGCGCCCAGCGTTTTATCCATCAGTAGCCAGTTAACATCGCTAGGCCACTTTGTACTAAGTTTGGATACATTGACGCCCTAAGTAGGGCGGTTTTTGAATTTTGGGTCGGCGCTGATAATAGCGTTGGCAAACTCATCGTCGCCGCGCTGAATTAAGGTCAATCTAACGGAAATATCTTGGGCGCTTTGGCAATCATTATTAAAGCAAATAATGTTACCGGCACCATTTATCATAAAATCCCAGTTAGTATCTGGGTTACAGCCGTCTTCGGTTTTTTGCAGAGCCCCAAAAAAGATATAAGGGTCTGCGCTGTCATCAGTGTCTAGAGTGAAAATCGCCATGCCAGAGCGGTTAAAGTCGAGCACAATTTCTTCATCCCAGCTTTTTTGCTCGCTGTCGTAAAACTGCACTACGGGCTCGCCTTCTTGGCTGGTGAATACTCTCGATTTAATTTTTTTTATTTGTGGGAACATTTTTCTTCCTTTTTGGTTGAACGTTATGGTGAGCTAAAAACGATAATTTTTTATTTGCATCAGTGCTAATTTATCAGCGAACGGTTTAACTTTATCTCGCAGTTGTAAGCAATCGTGAGCTTGCACAAAAGGCAGTAGTACCTCGTAGCCGCTGTTATCAGTTACAATGGGGCGCAACAAGTTGGCTGCCTGCTGACAGGCTTGGCGTTTGTCGGAATGGGTATTGCTAGTGGCATTGGT encodes:
- a CDS encoding DP-EP family protein — encoded protein: MFPQIKKIKSRVFTSQEGEPVVQFYDSEQKSWDEEIVLDFNRSGMAIFTLDTDDSADPYIFFGALQKTEDGCNPDTNWDFMINGAGNIICFNNDCQSAQDISVRLTLIQRGDDEFANAIISADPKFKNRPT
- a CDS encoding PLP-dependent cysteine synthase family protein, translated to MTLPTEKKKWLAAALTIINADFNRSSDTHLIKVDLPCFVDVSLYLKDESTHPTGSLKHRLARSLFLYGLCNGLIHQNTTIVESSSGSTAISEAYFARLLGLRFIAVVPKSTASEKIKQIEFYGGECFKVEPSDLYAKAQQLADELNGHYMDQFTYAERATDWRGNSNIAESIFAQMAMETHQIPSWIVVSAGTGGTSATIGRYLRYNPALHLKTQLAVVDPDNSVFYDYYRDRDSAISNNKGSRIEGIGRPRVEPSFLPDVVDHMIQVPDAASIATIRWLEGILGRKCGGSTGTNVYGALKLIAQMIENKQQGSVVSMICDAGERYLNSYYDDDWVAQQQLDLTPYTQQLENFMLTGEM